In Eschrichtius robustus isolate mEscRob2 chromosome 11, mEscRob2.pri, whole genome shotgun sequence, the following proteins share a genomic window:
- the P2RY2 gene encoding P2Y purinoceptor 2, whose translation MATGPGLWNGTINGTWDGDELGYKCRFNENFKYVLLPVSYGVVCVLGLCLNAVALYIFLCRLKTWNASTTYMFHLAMSDALYAASLPLLVYYYARGDHWPFSTVLCKLVRFLFYTNLYCSILFLTCISVHRCLGVLRPLRSLRWGRARYARRVAVAVWVLVLACQAPVLYFVTTSARGGRITCHDTSAPELFSHFVAYSSVMLSLLFTVPFAIILVCYVLMARRLLKPTYGTTGGLPRAKRKSVRTIAVVLAVFALCFLPFHVTRTLYYSFRSLDLSCHTLNAINMAYKVTRPLASANSCLDPVLYFLAGQRLVRFARDAKAPTNPTPTTQPRRRLGLHRFNRTDTKRTEDSANSENSRQTESTPSGGENTKDIRL comes from the coding sequence ATGGCCACAGGCCCAGGCCTCTGGAATGGCACCATCAATGGCACCTGGGATGGGGATGAGCTGGGCTACAAGTGCCGCTTCAATGAGAACTTCAAGTACGTGCTACTGCCTGTGTCCTACGGCGTGGTGTGCGTGCTCGGGCTGTGTCTGAACGCCGTGGCTCTCTACATCTTCCTGTGCCGCCTCAAGACCTGGAACGCCTCCACCACATACATGTTCCACTTGGCCATGTCGGATGCGCTGTACGCGGCCTCCCTGCCCCTGCTGGTCTATTACTACGCCCGTGGTGACCACTGGCCCTTCAGCACAGTGCTCTGCAAGCTGGTGCGCTTCCTCTTCTACACCAACCTTTACTGCAGCATCCTCTTCCTCACGTGCATCAGTGTGCACCGATGCCTGGGTGTCTTGCGTCCACTGCGCTCACTGCGCTGGGGCCGGGCCCGCTATGCCCGCAGGGTGGCCGTCGCCGTGTGGGTGCTGGTGCTGGCCTGCCAGGCACCCGTGCTTTACTTCGTCACCACCAGTGCACGTGGTGGCCGCATTACCTGCCACGACACCTCGGCACCCGAGCTCTTCAGCCACTTCGTGGCCTACAGCTCCGTCATGCTGAGCCTGCTCTTCACGGTGCCCTTTGCCATCATCCTGGTCTGTTATGTGCTCATGGCTCGGCGGCTGCTAAAGCCGACCTACGGGACCACGGGAGGCCTGCCGCGGGCCAAGCGCAAGTCGGTGCGCACCATTGCCGTGGTGCTAGCTGTCTTTGCCCTCTGCTTCCTGCCTTTCCACGTCACCCGCACCCTCTACTACTCCTTCCGCTCGCTGGACCTCAGCTGCCACACCCTCAACGCCATCAACATGGCTTACAAGGTCACCCGGCCACTGGCCAGCGCCAACAGTTGCCTTGACCCTGTGCTCTACTTCCTGGCTGGGCAGAGGCTCGTGCGCTTTGCTCGGGATGCCAAGGCACCCACAAACCCCACCCCTACCACCCAGCCTCGCCGCAGGCTGGGCCTGCACAGGTTCAACAGAACTGATACTAAGAGGACAGAAGACTCGGCCAACAGTGAGAACTCTAGACAGACAGAGTCCACACCGTCTGGTGGTGAAAACACTAAGGACATCCGGCTGTAG